One Telluria mixta DNA window includes the following coding sequences:
- a CDS encoding bifunctional aconitate hydratase 2/2-methylisocitrate dehydratase, with product MLAAYRTHVAERAALGVPPLPLSAAQTTDLVELLKNPPAGEEDFLVDLITNRVPAGVDDAAKVKAAFLNKIARGEETSPLVSRELATRLLGTMLGGFNIKPMIDLLDDAVVGKVAAEGLKKTLLMFDYFHDVKELADKGSANAKEVIQSWADAEWFTSRPAVPESMTLTVFKVSGETNTDDLSPAPDATTRPDIPLHALAMLKNPRPGINPEEPGKIGPIKQIEALKAKGHLVAYVGDVVGTGSSRKSATNSVLWFTGEDIPFIPNKRFGGVCLGTKIAPIFYNTMEDAGALPIELDVTNMDMGDVIELRPYDGKALKNGEVIAEFKVKSDVLFDEVRAGGRIPLIIGRGLTSKAREALGLAPSTLFRLPQNPEDSGRGFSLAQKMVGRACGLPEGQGIRPGTYCEPKMTTVGSQDTTGPMTRDELKDLACLGFSADLVMQSFCHTAAYPKLVDVKMHKELPTFIENRGGVALRPGDGVIHSWLNRLLLPDTVGTGGDSHTRFPIGISFPAGSGLVAFAAATGVMPLDMPESVLVRFKGEMKPGVTLRDLVNAIPLYAIQQGLLTVDKKGKKNIFSGRILEIEGLPNLKVEQAFELSDASAERSAAGCTVHLDKAPIIEYMNSNITLMKWMIANGYLDRRTLERRIKAMEAWLAKPDLLAPDADAEYAAVIEIDLADIHEPIVACPNDPDDVKTLSDVAGDKIDDVFVGSCMTNIGHFRAASKLLEGKTDIPVRLWVAPPTKMDQQVLTAEGHYGTLGRTGARMEMPGCSLCMGNQAQIRKGATVMSTSTRNFPNRLGIDTRVYLGSAELAAVCSTLGKIPTREEYMAHTGVLTENADQIYRYMNFDQISEFRDVADSVAV from the coding sequence ATGTTAGCCGCATACCGCACCCATGTCGCCGAACGCGCCGCCCTCGGCGTGCCCCCGCTGCCCCTGTCCGCAGCACAGACCACGGACCTGGTCGAACTCCTGAAGAACCCGCCGGCGGGCGAAGAAGACTTCCTGGTCGACCTGATCACGAACCGCGTCCCGGCGGGCGTGGACGACGCGGCGAAGGTCAAGGCCGCCTTCCTGAACAAGATCGCCCGCGGCGAGGAAACCAGCCCGCTGGTCTCGCGCGAACTGGCGACCCGCCTGCTGGGCACGATGCTCGGCGGCTTCAACATCAAGCCGATGATCGACCTGCTGGACGACGCTGTCGTCGGCAAAGTCGCCGCCGAAGGCCTGAAAAAGACCCTGCTGATGTTCGACTACTTCCACGACGTGAAGGAACTGGCCGACAAGGGCAGCGCCAACGCCAAGGAAGTGATCCAGTCGTGGGCCGACGCCGAGTGGTTCACGTCGCGTCCGGCCGTCCCGGAAAGCATGACGCTGACCGTGTTCAAGGTGTCCGGCGAGACCAACACCGACGACCTGTCGCCGGCCCCGGACGCCACCACCCGCCCGGACATCCCGCTGCACGCGCTGGCCATGCTGAAGAACCCGCGCCCGGGCATCAATCCGGAAGAGCCGGGCAAGATCGGCCCGATCAAGCAGATCGAGGCGCTGAAGGCCAAGGGCCACCTGGTCGCTTACGTCGGCGACGTGGTCGGCACGGGCTCCTCGCGTAAATCCGCCACCAACTCGGTGCTGTGGTTCACGGGCGAAGACATCCCGTTCATCCCGAACAAGCGCTTCGGCGGCGTGTGCCTCGGCACCAAGATCGCCCCGATCTTCTACAACACGATGGAAGACGCCGGCGCCCTGCCGATCGAGCTGGACGTGACGAACATGGACATGGGCGACGTCATCGAACTGCGTCCGTACGACGGCAAGGCCCTGAAGAACGGCGAAGTCATCGCCGAGTTCAAAGTGAAATCCGACGTGCTGTTCGACGAAGTGCGCGCCGGCGGCCGTATTCCGCTGATCATCGGCCGCGGCCTGACCTCCAAGGCGCGCGAAGCGCTGGGCCTCGCGCCGTCGACCCTGTTCCGCCTGCCGCAGAACCCGGAAGACAGCGGCCGCGGCTTCTCGCTGGCCCAGAAGATGGTCGGCCGCGCGTGCGGCCTGCCGGAAGGCCAGGGCATCCGTCCGGGCACGTACTGCGAACCGAAGATGACCACCGTGGGCTCGCAAGACACCACCGGCCCGATGACCCGCGACGAGCTGAAGGACCTGGCCTGCCTGGGCTTCTCGGCCGACCTCGTGATGCAATCGTTCTGCCACACGGCCGCCTATCCGAAGCTGGTCGACGTCAAGATGCACAAGGAACTGCCGACCTTCATCGAGAACCGCGGCGGCGTCGCGCTGCGTCCGGGCGACGGCGTGATCCACTCGTGGCTGAACCGCCTGCTGCTGCCGGACACCGTCGGCACCGGCGGCGACTCGCACACCCGCTTCCCGATCGGTATCTCGTTCCCGGCCGGCTCGGGCCTCGTCGCCTTCGCGGCCGCCACCGGCGTGATGCCGCTGGACATGCCGGAATCGGTGCTGGTCCGCTTCAAGGGCGAGATGAAACCCGGCGTCACCCTGCGTGACCTGGTCAACGCGATCCCGCTGTACGCGATCCAGCAAGGCCTGCTGACCGTCGACAAGAAGGGCAAGAAGAACATCTTCTCCGGCCGTATCCTGGAAATCGAAGGCCTGCCGAACCTGAAGGTCGAACAGGCGTTCGAACTGTCCGACGCGTCGGCCGAGCGCTCGGCCGCCGGCTGCACGGTCCACCTGGACAAGGCACCGATCATCGAGTACATGAACTCGAACATCACGCTGATGAAGTGGATGATCGCGAACGGCTACCTGGACCGCCGCACGCTGGAACGCCGCATCAAGGCCATGGAAGCCTGGCTGGCCAAGCCGGACCTGCTGGCGCCGGACGCGGATGCCGAATACGCCGCCGTCATCGAGATCGACCTGGCCGACATCCATGAACCGATCGTCGCCTGCCCGAACGACCCGGACGACGTCAAGACGCTGTCCGACGTCGCCGGCGACAAGATCGACGACGTGTTCGTCGGCTCGTGCATGACCAACATCGGCCACTTCCGCGCCGCCTCGAAACTCCTGGAAGGCAAGACCGACATCCCGGTCCGCCTGTGGGTCGCCCCGCCGACCAAGATGGACCAGCAGGTGCTGACGGCCGAAGGCCACTACGGCACGCTGGGCCGCACGGGCGCGCGCATGGAAATGCCGGGCTGCTCGCTGTGCATGGGTAACCAGGCGCAGATCCGCAAGGGTGCGACCGTGATGTCGACGTCGACGCGCAACTTCCCGAACCGCCTCGGCATCGACACCCGCGTGTACCTGGGTTCGGCCGAACTGGCCGCGGTCTGCTCGACCCTGGGCAAGATCCCGACCCGCGAGGAGTACATGGCGCACACCGGCGTGCTCACCGAGAACGCCGACCAGATCTACCGCTACATGAACTTCGACCAGATCAGCGAGTTCCGCGACGTGGCGGATAGCGTCGCCGTCTGA
- a CDS encoding RNA-guided endonuclease InsQ/TnpB family protein — protein MLIAHRVALDPNNVQATYLARAAGVARFAYNWALSEWQRQYLAQRADPALPAPSQLALRRQLNAIKREQFPWMLNVTKNAPQMAIIQLGEAFNNFFAHRARYPRCRRKGVDDRFTLTNDQFRVDSKRFYIPKLG, from the coding sequence ATGCTGATCGCACACCGCGTCGCGCTCGACCCGAACAACGTGCAGGCGACGTACCTCGCGCGCGCCGCCGGCGTTGCGCGCTTCGCCTACAACTGGGCCCTGTCCGAATGGCAGCGACAATATTTGGCACAACGAGCTGATCCGGCGCTGCCGGCGCCGTCACAGCTCGCGCTGCGGCGCCAGCTGAACGCGATCAAGCGCGAACAATTCCCCTGGATGTTGAACGTCACGAAGAACGCGCCGCAAATGGCGATCATCCAGTTGGGCGAGGCTTTCAATAACTTTTTCGCGCATCGTGCACGTTACCCCAGGTGTCGCCGCAAGGGCGTCGACGACCGTTTCACCCTGACAAACGACCAGTTTCGCGTGGACAGCAAGCGCTTTTACATTCCCAAGCTGGGCTAG
- a CDS encoding RNA-guided endonuclease InsQ/TnpB family protein translates to MREALRFTGRIVSATVSRRADRWHVSITVDATDASLPPAENQGVVGIDLGVSVLATLSTGEQWLGAKTLRTLFDRLRRLSRSLSRKVKGSRNRDKAKRRLARLHARIANIRRDSLHKLTNSVTRRFHMIGIEDLNVKGMLANRCLARAVADMGFHELRRQLSYKAAWRGGHVVVVDRWYPSSKTCSHCGHWLEELALGTRSWTCPGCGVLHNRDINAAVNLKNMAMSSIATACGGDGSGPVREHGTKPAPLSQEPSGKS, encoded by the coding sequence ATGCGCGAAGCATTGCGCTTTACGGGCCGGATCGTCTCGGCGACTGTTTCCCGCCGCGCTGACCGATGGCATGTCAGCATTACCGTCGACGCGACCGACGCATCCCTGCCGCCTGCCGAAAACCAAGGCGTGGTGGGGATCGATCTCGGCGTGTCGGTACTGGCCACGCTGTCGACGGGAGAGCAGTGGCTGGGCGCCAAAACGCTGCGCACGCTCTTCGACCGACTGCGGCGGCTGTCGCGCTCGCTGTCGCGCAAGGTGAAGGGCTCCCGCAACCGGGACAAGGCGAAGCGGCGCCTGGCCCGACTGCACGCGAGAATCGCCAACATACGCCGCGACAGTTTGCACAAGCTAACGAACAGCGTCACCCGGCGCTTTCATATGATCGGGATCGAGGATCTGAACGTGAAGGGCATGCTGGCAAACCGGTGCCTGGCACGCGCAGTCGCCGACATGGGCTTTCACGAGCTACGCCGCCAGCTGAGCTACAAGGCCGCGTGGCGTGGCGGACATGTGGTCGTGGTGGACCGGTGGTACCCGAGCAGCAAGACGTGCTCGCACTGCGGACATTGGCTGGAGGAACTCGCACTCGGGACGCGCAGTTGGACTTGTCCCGGGTGCGGGGTACTACACAACCGCGACATCAACGCCGCGGTCAACTTGAAGAATATGGCGATGAGTTCCATCGCAACCGCCTGTGGAGGGGACGGCTCTGGCCCCGTGCGCGAGCACGGGACGAAACCGGCCCCGTTGAGCCAGGAACCCAGCGGCAAAAGCTAA